The window GAGCATGCCCACGTCGATTTCCAAAGAAAGTGACAAAAACCGGGGTCACTGAAAACCTATAGACGCCTAGAACTTTTCCCAAGATGGTGATAGTGGACCCAGAGAGATTCACTCGACCGATGGTCAGCCTGGTTAGCAGAGCTGACCCAAGTCTTGCCATTCCAGCCTCGGGTCTCGGTCCACTGACCACACCGAGGCTCTAGAAAGGAAGTGTGAGGCATGAAACGTGGAGACGAGCTCTCCACTTACCCGCGGGGCGCCGGCAGGGTCTCCTCTACCCGGAGTCTCTTCCTGGGCTCGCCAAGCGCGGACGGGCTCTCGGGGGCCTCTCCCTCATCGTCCAGTTCCGCCAACACGCGGTGAGCTGACTTCCTCCGGTTTCTTGGGGTTGGGTTAGAAGGGGCGGTCCCCCCTTCCCCGGGGGGAGCGAAAGCAGGCAGGGCCTGCGGTGCGCCCCCACTCCGAGAGAAggtgaggggctggggctggagcttgCTGAGGCTGCCGATGGAGTTGAGGATCAGTGTGGCCTtcggggcaggggacagggcgcTGAGGGGGCGCTGCGGGGCCCCTTCGGGGGGCAGCATGGGCTGGAAGCCGGCCCTGGTTCCCTCTCCCCTAGACCGTGGGATGGTAATGGCAGCAAAATCTTGAGGTTTGACTCGGACTTGCTGAAACATGAAGTAGAACTCCGAGGGGCTGGTTCCTGGGGTCCCTTCAGGGCCAAAGGTCAGAAGGTCACCATCGCTCAGCTCCAGCCTGTGACCCCTCGGGAGTCGGACGTTGTTGACCAAAGTCCCTGTAGATGGCGGGGCACCAGACAGGTACGGGGAGGACAAAGGCAAAGCATCAGTGAGGAGTAGGGACGTGAGGGGTCCTGGCACCCGCCATCAGACCCTCACATTCCAGGTCCCCCAGCAGGCGACATCAGGAAGTTAAGGTCTTTCTGAGCTGGGGACAAGTTTATTTCTTATGCCCGTCCACAGAACACGGAGGGAACagaccctcccccccaaccccctcccccccgctgAGGCCCAGTCCTCAGACAGGCTCACTCTCCTCTCCCACTGCAGGTGGGCACggccccccaaccccccaggccCAGTCCTCAGACAGGCTCACTCTCCTCTCCCACTGCAGGTGGGCacggccccccagccccccagccccccaaccccccaggccCAGTCCTCAGACAGGCTCACTCTCCTCTCCCACTGCAGGTCAGCacggccccccagccccccaggcccccaggcccaGTCCTCAGACAGGCTCACTCTCCTCTCCCGCTGCAGGTGGGCACGgccccccaggcccccagccccccaggcccccagccccccaggcccAGTCCTCAGACAGGCTCACTCTCCTCTCCCACTGCAGGTCAGCACggccccccaacccccccagccccccaggcccAGTCCTCAGACAGGCTCACTCTCCTCTCCCACTGCAGGTCAGCacggcccccccagccccccaggcccAGTCCTCAGACAGGCTCACTCTCCTCTCCCACTGCAGGTCAGCacggccccccagccccccaggcccccaggcccaGTCCTCAGACAGGCTCACTCTCCTCTCCCACTGCAGGTCAGCACggccccccaacccccccagccccccaggcccAGTCCTCAGACAGGCTCACTCTCCTCTCCCACTGCAGGTCAGCacggccccccagccccccagccccccaggcccAGTCCTCAGACAGGCTCACTCTCCTCTCCCGCTGCAGGTCAGCACGGCcccccaggcccccaggcccaGTCCTCAGACAGGCTCACTCTCCTCTCCCGCTGCAGGTCGGCACggccccccaaccccccagccccccaggcccAGTCCTCAGACAGGCTCACTCTCCTCTCCCACTGCAGGTGGGCACGGCCCCCCAGGCCCCCCAGGCCCAGTCCTCAGACAGGCTCACTCTCCTCTCCCGCTGCAGGTCAGCACGgccccccaggcccccagccccccaggcccAGTCCTCAGACAGGCTCACTCTCCTCTCCCACTGCAGGTCAGCACGGCcccccaggcccccaggcccaGTCCTCAGACAGGCTCACTCTCCTCTCCCGCTGCAGGTCGGCACGGCCCCCCAGGCCCCCCAGGCCCAGTCCTCAGACAGGCTCACTCTCCTCTCCCACTGCAGGTCAGCacggccccccagccccccaggcccAGTCCTCAGACAGGCTCACTCTCCTCTCCCACTGCAGGTCAGCacggccccccagccccccagccccccaggcccAGTCCTCAGACAGGCTCACTCTCCTCTCCCACTGCAGGTCAGCacgaccccccctcccccaggcccagtcCTCAGACAGGCTCACTCTCCTCTCCCACTGCAGGTCAGCacggccccccagccccccaggcccAGTCCTCAGAGAGGCTCACTCTCCTCTCCCACTGCAGGTCAGCACGGCcccccaggcccccaggcccaGTCCTCAGACAGGCTCACTCTCCTCTCCCGCTGCAGGTGGGCACGgccccccaggcccccagccccccaggcccCCCAGGCCCAGTCCTCAGACAGGCTCACTCTCCTCTCCCACTGCAGGTGGGCAcgaccccccagccccccagccccccaggcccAGTCCTCAGACAGGCTCACTCTCCTCTCCCGCTGCAGGTGGGCACGgccccccaggcccccagccccccaggcccAGTCCTCAGACAGGCTCACTCTCCTCTCCCGCTGCAGGTGGGCACGgccccccaggcccccagccccagTCCTCAGACAGGCTCACTCTCCTCTCCCACTGCAGGTGGGCAcgaccccccagccccccagccccccaggcccAGTCCTCAGACAGGCTCACTCTCCTCTCCCACTGCAGGTCAGCacggccccccagccccccaggcccccaggcccaGTCCTCAGGCTCACTCTCCTCTCCCACTGCAGGTCAGCACGGCcccccaggcccccaggcccaGTCCTCAGACAGGCTCACTCTCCTCTCCCACTGCAGGTCGGCacggcccccccagccccccaggcccccaggcccaGTCCTCAGACAGGCTCACTCTCCTCTCCCACTGCAGGTCAGCAcgaccccccagccccccagccccccaggcccAGTCCTCAGACAGGCTCACTCTCCTCTCCCGCTGCAGGTCAGCACGGCTCAGACTCCGTTCcaatcctggctccaccacttacCAGCTCTGTGGCCCTGCACAAGCTCACGTCTTTGTGCCTCATTTTCCCTGTCTGCAAAACGGGGATATCAATGCTCACCTTAGCCGTTCAATGCGGCTAAGACAGTGCCTGGCTCAATAGGAAGCACTGAATAAATATTGCCTACTAGAATGACTTAACCCTCCTGCACTCTGCAAACACACCTCGCCAAGTCTTCTGTTTTTACCGTCAGGGAAACCAAGTCCCCGAGACGAGGGGTGATGGGTCTGAGGCTGGCTGTGACCCCCTTCACGTCAGGGAGTAAGGTACATGCTCGTGCCACTAGAACATAATCCAACCTATTATAACTGCCCTGAGACAGGAACAAGGGGCCTCAGCAAGTCTGGAGACGGAGTCAGGTCTGAGCTTGGGCCCCCAAATGGCCAGAGAACGTCACTGATCTCTCCCCGATGCTGCCTCAGGCTTGGACCACCTTCCAGCCCCTGTGTGAGCTGACCGGGGGCCTGCAGAGAGCTTCTGACACTGCACGCTGCTGGTGGGAAGACCAAGGTCCGGACTTCCCTTGTCCATCCAACCTGATAGGGAGTTCGGGAGGCAGGCTGGCTCCCTGCGGAGTCCCTTAATCATTTCAGCCCCCCAACTGCGCACGGCTCACCTTGGCTGCTACGGTCTTCCACGCTGACCCTCCAATCCTCACCCCGGCGCTCAGCGTGCAACTCTGCGTGGACTCCAGAGATGAAACCGGGCTCCTGTTGAGGCCGCAGGGCCACATCACACAGGTCGGCCCTGCAGCCCAAGCGATAGGTGCAACCCGCCCCGCTTGGGGGGTGGAACGTGTAGAGGTCACCGCCCCGGCCACCCCCTATGCGCAGCAGCTGGAAGCAGGGCAGCATGGGCGGAGCCCGCTCCACACCACCTCTTCCACTTCAGGGATCCATCACCGTTCCCACTCCTGGGCCAGGCACGGTGGCCGTGGTCCACTTGCACACTGGAGCTATGCGCTGTGCAGTTCCAACTTGGAGCCCCGTCCCTGAGCGGTGCACACGCAGAGTGCAAGGATCCTAGGCGTGCGATGCAAAACTGGCTGGAAAATTCAGGGAAGGTCCTGGCGCAGTCCCAAACCGAACAGGTCCGATGACACCTTTAAGATGAACCGGGTCCTCAGGCTGCAAAATAATTCGGTGAGCCTTCAATCGGTGCGAGGCAACAGACCATTAGGCGGTTTCTGGGGAATGCAAACTCGTTGTGTTTAAGAGGGGGGCTCCTACTTCTCGGCCCTACTAACTTGTCACCTCTGTATCgagagagaaaagaagcttcCTCCTGCCAGACCCTGCTTATCCGAGTGGCCAGCCCTGCTGCTCGCCTGCGCCTCGCTCTCTGGCCGGCCCCTCGCTTCCCTGCAAATGGGAATTCTCCAGAAAACTGGGTCTAAATCCCGGCTGCCCGGCTTCTCCGGGTGGGGCAGAAACCGGGCTCCCCGAGACCGTGCAAGGCAAACCCAGCCTTCTCGCTGCCCTCCCCAGCCCAGTGTCGGGCCTACCTCGCGGTGCAGTGTCGGAGTGGTCTCTCCAGGCAGGGCCGGCCTGTGCGGCGTCCGGGACCCTCGGGCTCCCCGGCTGTTTGACAGCGAGAAAGCCGGGCCTGGAGGGGCGTGGCCTCCGCGCGCGCGGGCAGCGCCGACCCCGCCTCCGGCATTCCCGGGTACGAACTTCGCGCCAGCGGGCCCGCCTCCCCCGTACCCGTTTCTGATTGGCTATCTTCTGGACCTTCTCCGTCCCATTGGCCAGAGCTGGCAGGCTGCTCCCTGTCCCGCCTTTTGCCTTTTCTGATTAGCTCAGAAGTTTTCCCGGGTTTCCGGAGTTGGGAGGAGCCGGCAGGGCGCGGAGCTACCTGATGTCGTCATTGGGCCCGACTTTGGACGTTACTGCGCCTGCGTGCACCTCATCCCGGCTCCCATTCGTGGTGAAAACAGGATTTTGAGCCGCCCGCCCCCGGGCCGGTCTGCGCAGGCGCGGCGAGGGGCGGAGTTCGGCCCCGAGCGAGAGTAGGGGGTGTGGCCAAAGGACTAAGGGGGTCTCGTGCGAGGTGAGGGAGGGGCATTCGAGAAGCGTCggttgggggtgggaaggggcagaGCGGGGGTTCGGGGGTGGGTTCCGGGGTCCATAGGGACAGAGGGGTGCAGGGGCCGGTGAAGGGTCGCACGAGGTGGTCAGAGGCCAGCAGGGGTCGGGGGTGGAGGACTGAGAGGGGCCGTGCAGCTGGGAGGACGGCGGGCGCGAGGGAGCAGAGCGATGCCTTCAGGGGCGCGGGGACGTAGGTGCGGGGCGGGAGGGCGACGGGAGTCCCGGAGGGGGGGAAACAGgtgaatttgggggaggggggaccttGAAGAGCCCTGTGCTCTGGGACTCTGGGAGGGAGCAGGGTGGGCGACAGGAAGGGACGCGGAAGGGACAGGAGGCGGAAACCGAGAGGAGGTTGTGCAAGCTTGGAAGAGATGTCAGCAAGCTGGCTTTTCTGCCGGGGGATCTAGGCTCTGCCTGGAATCCCGGGGGTCCTGGGAGCCTAGACGTCCCACTCGACCTGCGGCCACATCCACGTGGGCCCAGGCCGTGGGCGCGCGCCGGCGTGGGCCGGGACCCAGGGGTCCTGGCttggtgtgtgggtgggggtccCCAAGGCCGTGCCGAGCCGCGGATGGGGCTCTGGAGACGGGGCTCGCAGCCCCTGCACTGCGCACCCCCTTTCTCACCTGCGACCAGGAATGGCCGAGACTGGAGACACTTGCGGAGGAGGGTAAAGCCACTGCCCAAAGTCCCGAGTAAAGCGTCAGAGCTCCCTTCAGCCTGTCCCAGAAATCCCCTCCCACCCCGCGGTTATTGCCATCAGCTCTAGCAGCGACCCGGTGGGGTCCAGCAGATGAGGTTCGGGTATTTCCTACTTCTTTCGGGAAGTAGGGAAAGAGGAGAGTCCCGAGGCCCTGACTGTTATTTGAGGGTTATTATGACTTTGTTATTTTTAGGGGCTTTCTCTTGGGAAGCGGGCCTGAAAATTAAATACAGTGCCATTGTTTCTCCTCTTGTCCAGGGGGACATAGATGACTGGACACGGAATCTAGAGACCGCAGATGACCTAGAGATGTTTCGACCTTCAGGTCAGTGGGACCTGGCAAGGGGACTGGTGATTGTCTCTCCCTGAGAAACTGACCATCTTTGTCCTTGTGATTCCTCAGGTTCCACTGGGCTCATTCCCCCGTCCCACTTCCAAGCTCGGCCCCTTCCAACCATGCCAAGAATGGCTCCCACGTGGGTCTCAGACAGCCCCCTGGTCCAACCCATGGCCCATCAATGTGTGTCAGAGACGTGGCCAGACAACCGGAGGCCTCAAGTGATGCTGTGGGACCGGGATGTGTGTGATGATGGGCAGGAGCCCGGACGGAGAGGCAGGTAGGGCGTCCACTGTCACCGTTTCCTCAGGCTTGCTTGCCGGTGACCCTTCTTTACTGAGATAGATTCCTTGCCCTGTTTCAGACCTTAATTCCATAATTTGTTCGTATTTCCATAGCAACTATTGGTGCCTACAATGCATAAATAATGAGAGCGTGCTGGACGCTAGGGATGGGGATAACCAAACAAAATATCAATAGAAATCTTGATATCAAGGAATTtaaaatcctggccctggccggttggctcagtggtagtgcgtcaGCCCGGCgagtggaagtccctggtttgattcctggtcagggcacacaggagaagagaccatttgctgctcccccacacccaccccaccgCACCCctcactgcccctcctcctctcctcccgaaGCCATGGCTCATGCTTTGAGCAATTTGTTAtttggttgctcagcaaccgagcaaagccccaggtgggcagagcatcgccccctggtgggcatgccggggtggatcccggttgggcgcatgcgggagtctgtctctctgcattccccttctcaatttaaaaacaacaaagaaagaggAATTTAAAATTCCAAGGGAAGACACAGATTGAGCAACAACTGGTCATAACAAAGCAAGAGGAAGTTCAAACCAGCACCGTGTACTCTGCTCTGCGGACTCACTGCGGCGGTGGACATGCTATTGGAGCTGGTCATGCTATTTGTCGATGTGTTTCCTGTCTTGCCTTGTGCACTGGCATGTCGTTCTGCCCTTGTGCTCCAGAGTGGGCTGGCGGACCTGCCCTGGGCCCCgtcaaagaggaaggagaaaggggagcaCTGGAGCGGATGTCAGGAGACGGAGACTCTCGGTCCCTCGTTTGGCTGCCAGCTATGGGCCACAATTTCTGTAGGCTACAGTTCtggctttagcctgacctgtggtgacacagtggataaagcattaacctggggtgccggttcaaaaccccaggctggcCGGGTCCAGGCACATGGgaggagcaactactatgagttgaggcttctcgcTCCTCCTCACctgttctctctcatctctataaaatcaatatataaaatctttttgtgtgtgtgtgtgtggcagagacagagagggagagatagggacagagacaggaagggagggagatgagaaacatcaattctttgttacagttccttagttgttcattgattgatttctcatatgtgccttgacctggggggcttcagcagagtgacTCCTtcagcagcgaccttgggctcaagctggtgagccttgctcaagccagatgagcccgcactcaagatggtgacctcggggtttcaaacctgggtcctccacatcccagtccgaggctctatccactgcgccaccacctggtcaggcaatatataaaatcttaaaaaaataattaaaataataagtcctgtagcccagtggtccccaacccaatgtaagaataaataacttacattatttccgttttatttatatttaagtctgaacgatgttttattttttaaaaaagaccagattccctctgttacatctgtctaaaactcactcctgacgcttgtctcgtaagtttgacaattatattttaaaaataccacagtttttatgccggtcgcataattttattttgtgcatttatccgtcccaccgtaaagctggtccgtgaaaatattttctgacattaaactggtctgtggcccaaaaaaggttggggaccactgctgtaggacCACTGCCGTAGCCTGTGGTTACGGCCTCGGTGTGGAGCCGTGCCCAGAGCGCCCGACCGCGCCGGATGGAGAGAAGCCGTGAGCTTTCTCTCCCCACATGTCAACTTCTTGCCCTTAAGTCAATTCAGAAGCCTCTGCACGAACTACCAACCTCTTCCATTCAGACCGTGTGGTCTAATGATGGGTACGGTTGATGTTAAGACGTTGGCCTGTACTCGGCTCCCGCTAGAGCGCCCTGTGCGGTGATGTCAGCCAGCCTTCCTGTCTGTGAGCCCATCCACCGACCCGGCAGGCTCAGTGGAACCTCGATGGAGGACGGCGGTGATGGGAAGGCCGACATCCGCCCTCCCGCTCCACCCCATTTCCCCGCCTGGGAGCGGAGGGATTTCttctgtctctgttctgttctgccCACGGCTACCTTCCGAGCCCAGAGACCCGTCTCCCCTGTGCTACCCTGTCTTTGAAGGTCCGTGGAGCTGCAGGGGGCGCAGGCCTTGAGCCAGCAGGCTGAGCTGATCTcgcagcagctgcaggagctgcGGCGGCTCGAGGAGGAGGTCCGGGCCCTGCGGGAGACCTCCCTGCAGCAGGAGATGCAGCTGGAGACCCAGGCCGTGGAGCTGGAGGCCCTGGCGCGAGCAGAGAAGGCCGGCCAGGCTGAGGCCGAGGGCCTGCGCGCCGCCCTGGCTGGGGCCCAGGTCGTCCGGAAGAACCTGGAAGAGGCGGCCCAGCGCGAGCTGGAGGACGTTCAGAGGCTGCACCAGGAGCAGGTGAGTGTGGGCGTGGCGAGGGCCGGAAGCTTCCCTGCAGAGAGCAGGCCTGGAAGGCGAGGCCCCCACGAGCCCGGCTGTGGGGTGGTGAGATGTTTGGTGAAGGTGGAGAAGCATGACCTGGGAAGAGGGCGACCTTGGTGGGTGGTCTTACTCAGATGGCTCTTGTTCCCGGGACTGGGATgactcccaccaccaccactggacgctctcccttcccctccagtAGCCAGCGGTCTGTCTTCCTGTTTTGCTCTGGAGGCACTGGCTGACTGGGAAGGGGAGACCGTTCAGTGGGTCAGCGTTTATCAGAGCTTCCTCTTCCATGCCCGAGCTGGGAGCCGGGTCCCTGGTGAGCACCTGAGCGAGCCACTGCCCGCCTGGGGCCGCTGACAGCCTAGTGTGTGGGGGGTGTTCAGCACTTGCTTTAATCCCAAGAAGGTGACTGCACGTGGGGGATGCAGTGCAGGACAGGGGTCCTTACGCTGGGGGGTGAAGGGAGTTCCCCTAACCACTCAGCgtgttaaatgagatcataccgACCCTGGGAGGACACCTGGGTGAATTCCTTTGTGACCTTGCATGAGTCAGATGCCAGAGCCACTAACGAAGGACTGGTGTGTTGACGAGAGCACTAAACTTAGGAGTGACAGAATGAAAGTAAAGTTGACAAATGACGAACGAGGGGAGAGTATTTATAGCTCATGCCACAGGAAGAGGCTGATATCTCTACAACGTAACGTGTGCTAGAAATCGGCAGGGGAGACCGCAGTCCCGTCAGAAAACGGACAAAGCAGGTGGTTCAAAAACCTACGTATAAGTGGCCTTAAGATTCACGAAAGATGCTTAAGGATGGGAAGTTGACTTCTGTGCTGAATAGAAATTGGCCGGTGAGGCGTGTGGGGTGGTGATGAGAGCGGGTGTGACACAGGGCAGCGTGGAGGACGAGGATGGACGGGAGGGGCGTGGCCACGGGCTGCGGGGCTGTGGTTGGTGCGCACCGCGAGGCTGCGTGGCTGTGGTTGGTGCGCACCGCGAGGCTGCGTGGCTGTGGTTGGTGCGCACCGCGAGGCTGCGTGGCTGTGGTTGGTGCGCACCGCGAGGCTGCGTGGCTCTGGTTGGTGCGCACCGCGAGGCTGCGTGGCTGTGGTTGGTGCGCACCGCGAGGCTGCGTGGCTCTGGTTGGTGCGCACGGCGAGGCTGCGTGGCTCTGGTTGGTGCGCACCGCGAGGCTGCGTGGCTCTGGTTGGTGCGCACCGCGAGGCTGCGTGGCTCTGGTTGGTGCGCACCGCGAGGCTGCGTGGCTCTGGTTGGTGCGCACGGCGAGGCTGCGTGGCTGTGGTTGGTGCGCACCGCGAGGCTGCGTGGCTGTGGTTGGTGCGCACCGCGAGGCTGTGTGGCTCTGGTTGGTGCGCACGGCGAGGCTGCGGGCCCATTCAGGACTCGATCTTGAGAACAGTGAGCAAGCGGGAAGGGTGTACAGCAGGGCATGACAGGACCAGGCCTGTGGCTCTTGTCCAGAGAGATCACTCTGACTGGTATAGAAACAGGGTGGAGGGGCATAGGCTAGAGATGAGGGCGGCCACGTTCCCTCCTTCCCGTCTGTCCTGGACTCCCTCAGTGTCCCCGACACCACCACCGAGAGGTGCAGCAAGAAAAGGGCCAGGTTCTGGCCTCCCTAGAGCTTCCCCTTGGGTGGGGACAAGAGTGGGAGGGGCAGGAACAGGCGGCAGGACAGCGGGGGTCAGGACAGCGGTTGGTCGGGACTGGAGGGCCCCCCGGGAGGCCTTCCAGAGGAGGTGGCCTGGAGTCTGAAGGAGGCGGGCTCAGAGAAGCGGCCCGAGGccaaggctgggggagggggctgtgcagactgagggaagaggctgggtgtgctgggggaggggagggggctgtgcagactgagggaagaggctgggtatgctgggggaggggagggggctgtgcagactgagggaagaggctgggtgtgctgggggaggggagggggctgtgcaGACTGAGGGAAGAGGCTGCCTTTGCTTGGATGCCGAGGGAGCCACTGCAGGATTTTGAGGGCTGGTCAGGGGGCTGTTGCCGCTGGCAGGGCCAGAGGTGAGGGTGGCTCCCCTGAGGCTggtggcaggagggggagagaggggaagagaggatttGCGGGAGACCTGGCAGGAACGCTGATGAGTTGGAGCGCGAGGGGGCGTACGTCTCTTGAGATGGTCCCCACTTGCTGTGCACTGGCGGCCGGTTGGGCCGTGTGCTGGGCTGTTGTCTAAGGTCACAGGAAGCTGGAGGGGGAGATTTGCCCAGATGTTGGGGTGCGCTGGCCCCTGCTGAGCCCCCTCTCTCCACAGCTGTCTTCCTTGACCCGGGCTCACCAAGAGGCTCTTTCCAGTTTGACCAGCAAAGCTGAGGGCTTGGAGCAGGCTCTGAGCAGCCTGGAAGCCAGGAGGGACCGGGAAGCCCAGGAGCTGGCCGCGGCCCAGAGGGAGGCCGAGCTGCTGCGGGACCAGCTGGGGTAGGTGGGGGGGACAGGGGCCCGGCAGTTGGTGGGCGGGCGGGGCCGGCCTGCAGGGTGCCCCACTGCCAGCACTCTGTTCCCACCCCCATCCTAGCAAGGCCCAGCAGGACTTGGAGGTCCAGGTGACCTTGGTCAAAAACCTGAGGAGCTATGTGGGAGAGCACGTCCCTCCCGAGGTCCGCAGCCAGACGTGGGAGTCAGAGCGGCAGGAGCTTCTAGAGACGGTGCAGGTGAGCTGTAGGCTGCCCCTGTGCGGGGCCGGGAGAGAGGGGGCGCAGACAGGCCGCCCCTGTGCGGGGCCGGGAGAGGGGGCGCAGACAGGCCGCCCCTGTGCGGGGCCGGGAGAGGGGGGGGGCGCAGACAGGCCGCCCCTGTGCGGGGCCGGGAGAGAGGGGGCGCAGGCAGGCCGCCCCTGTGCGGGGCCGGGAGAGGGGGCGCAGACAAGCCGCTGTCCGCCCTGTCTTGCTGGCAGCACCTCCGGGAAGACCA is drawn from Saccopteryx leptura isolate mSacLep1 chromosome 1, mSacLep1_pri_phased_curated, whole genome shotgun sequence and contains these coding sequences:
- the TCF19 gene encoding transcription factor 19, with product MLPCFQLLRIGGGRGGDLYTFHPPSGAGCTYRLGCRADLCDVALRPQQEPGFISGVHAELHAERRGEDWRVSVEDRSSQGTLVNNVRLPRGHRLELSDGDLLTFGPEGTPGTSPSEFYFMFQQVRVKPQDFAAITIPRSRGEGTRAGFQPMLPPEGAPQRPLSALSPAPKATLILNSIGSLSKLQPQPLTFSRSGGAPQALPAFAPPGEGGTAPSNPTPRNRRKSAHRVLAELDDEGEAPESPSALGEPRKRLRVEETLPAPRGRE